A single Triticum dicoccoides isolate Atlit2015 ecotype Zavitan chromosome 2A, WEW_v2.0, whole genome shotgun sequence DNA region contains:
- the LOC119355546 gene encoding uncharacterized protein LOC119355546, giving the protein MPTGGDAGGGGGGGGEKERRKKVELLQEAIHGLLEEKRGKQRHQGEEGAMDHEEDLFLSSLLSKLDSLENDVDPDGAEPSSINPHPESGEEAGPGDVAKDLGKIKRQNMITHILLGTVMVMIAAWQFNEVSFLLAVQKKLTNPFKSVGDMVKSTLKIGKKPMAEAIEASPLPPVGAPDVARADLPMLAIGDGDS; this is encoded by the exons ATGCCCACCGGAGGAGACgccgggggtggtggtggtggtggtggggagaaggaaaggaggaagaaggtggagcTGCTGCAGGAGGCCATTCATGGGCTCCTGGAGGAGAAAAGGGGCAAGCAGCGACACCAAGGGGAAGAGGGCGCCATGGATCATGAGGAGGATCTCTTCCTCTCCTCGTTGCTCTCCAAG TTGGACTCGCTGGAAAACGATGTCGATCCGGACGGTGCCGAACCGAGCTCCATCAATCCTCACCCGGAGAGCGGCGAGGAGGCGGGGCCAGGCGACGTGGCGAAAGACCTGGGCAAGATCAAGAGGCAGAACATGATCACCCACATCCTGCTCGGCACGGTGATGGTGATGATCGCCGCGTGGCAGTTCAACGAGGTGTCGTTCCTCCTCGCGGTGCAGAAGAAGCTGACCAACCCTTTCAAGTCCGTCGGGGACATGGTCAAGAGCACCCTCAAGATAGGGAAGAAGCCGATGGCCGAGGCGATCGAGGCGTCGCCTCTGCCCCCTGTCGGCGCCCCGGACGTTGCTCGGGCTGATCTGCCGATGCTGGCCATCGGCGACGGCGATAGCTAG